In a genomic window of Acropora muricata isolate sample 2 chromosome 2, ASM3666990v1, whole genome shotgun sequence:
- the LOC136890223 gene encoding calcium homeostasis modulator protein 6-like gives MATSSGQYAQIINAVKLPAKTSIITLVLYGLKVFLQQIVFCCPSDHNVLYASMFICGPAVILFCISMLVSESFWTLMTGCCRLKTRTRRLVWWKSKNSVFLSLLPPYLWLIFAFMEGDFYACMTLGPIRIAKLKAPNSTALMAIEEQYISAKSVSAIISWTMSIFLAVGVTLGVTLTRLLALVDPRLKGEIEFDEIEAQEAVNLWNAKLSFLAKAQASKVIEQIEKISQGPNVTEQVRRGETYLREMYPRFGGVVSGHFRNHTWIPQGFEETGGEEDDTNHATAATSQLLINSKKVRDYGIRHTTSL, from the coding sequence ATGGCGACGTCAAGTGGCCAATATGCGCAGATCATAAATGCCGTCAAACTCCCTGCGAAGACTAGTATCATAACATTGGTTTTGTACGGCTTGAAGGTATTCCTACAGCAGATAGTTTTCTGCTGCCCGAGCGATCACAATGTCCTCTACGCTTCGATGTTCATTTGCGGTCCAGCCGTGATATTGTTTTGCATCTCCATGTTGGTATCGGAGTCATTCTGGACCCTAATGACTGGTTGCTGTCGGTTGAAAACGAGAACACGGCGATTAGTGTGGTGGAAATCGAAAAATAGCGTTTTCCTTTCCCTCCTTCCTCCGTATCTTTGGTTGATATTCGCCTTTATGGAAGGGGATTTCTACGCGTGTATGACTCTTGGCCCGATCAGGATCGCTAAACTCAAAGCCCCGAATTCAACCGCCTTAATGGCGATCGAAGAACAATACATCTCGGCTAAGAGCGTGTCTGCGATTATTTCTTGGACCATGTCAATTTTTCTGGCGGTGGGCGTGACATTAGGTGTCACGCTAACTCGTCTACTTGCTCTAGTTGACCCAAGACTTAAAGGAGAAATTGAATTTGACGAGATCGAAGCTCAAGAAGCGGTGAATTTATGGAACGCTAAGTTATCATTCCTGGCCAAGGCTCAAGCTTCAAAAGTTATCGAACAAATTGAAAAGATTTCACAAGGTCCGAACGTGACGGAGCAAGTCCGACGAGGTGAGACATATTTGCGCGAGATGTACCCGAGATTTGGTGGAGTTGTTAGCGGTCATTTTCGCAATCACACCTGGATACCACAGGGTTTTGAGGAAACGGGTGGAGAAGAAGACGATACTAATCACGCCACTGCAGCCACGAGTCAGCTGTTAATAAACTCGAAGAAAGTAAGGGACTACGGCATTCGTCACACAACCAGCTTGTGA